One Telluria mixta DNA window includes the following coding sequences:
- a CDS encoding LysR family transcriptional regulator — protein MSFLTLDLNLLRVFDAVMTEQNLTRAAGHLAMTQPAVSNAIKRLRESLGDELLIRTAYGVKPTPRAEALWPAVRQALAALEAAVMPETFDVSKAQATFRMAMADATAALWLPSLVRSIEKEAPGVNIRMVPLTTREPRPMLLRGDIDLAVGFFPGVAAQLSYETGSPIRHERLYSGEYVVVMRKNHPLAQATLDLDDYCKANHLLVSFSGRAHGLVDEALAQIGRERRILLTVNQFFTAGRVVANSDLVTVLPKHLIASTGAAEQLIWRELPFQLPAVHLDMLWHERDGRSPAHRWLRKNLEGLSATAQKMLPQKSEASEKMEKIA, from the coding sequence ATGAGCTTCCTCACGCTTGATCTGAACCTGCTCCGCGTCTTCGACGCCGTCATGACCGAGCAAAACCTCACACGCGCCGCCGGTCACCTCGCGATGACGCAGCCGGCTGTCTCGAATGCCATCAAACGCCTGCGCGAAAGCCTCGGCGACGAGCTGCTGATCCGCACCGCGTACGGTGTGAAACCGACGCCGCGCGCGGAAGCGCTGTGGCCCGCCGTGCGCCAGGCGCTGGCCGCGCTGGAAGCGGCCGTGATGCCGGAAACCTTCGACGTGTCCAAGGCCCAGGCGACGTTCCGCATGGCCATGGCCGACGCCACCGCCGCCCTGTGGCTGCCGTCCCTCGTGCGATCGATCGAAAAAGAGGCGCCGGGCGTCAACATCCGCATGGTGCCGCTGACGACGCGCGAACCGCGGCCGATGCTGCTGCGCGGCGACATCGACCTGGCCGTCGGCTTCTTTCCCGGCGTCGCGGCCCAGCTGTCGTACGAAACGGGCTCGCCGATCCGCCACGAGCGCCTGTATTCGGGAGAATACGTGGTCGTGATGCGCAAGAATCACCCGCTGGCGCAGGCCACCCTCGACCTCGACGATTATTGCAAGGCGAACCACCTGCTCGTGAGCTTTTCCGGCCGCGCGCACGGGCTCGTCGACGAAGCGCTGGCGCAGATCGGCCGCGAGCGGCGCATCCTGCTGACCGTGAACCAGTTCTTCACGGCCGGCCGCGTCGTCGCGAACTCCGACCTGGTGACGGTGTTGCCGAAGCACTTGATCGCATCGACCGGTGCGGCCGAACAATTGATCTGGCGCGAGCTGCCGTTCCAGCTGCCGGCGGTGCACCTGGACATGCTGTGGCACGAACGCGACGGCCGCAGCCCGGCCCACCGCTGGCTGCGCAAGAACCTGGAAGGCCTGTCCGCCACGGCGCAAAAGATGCTTCCGCAGAAGTCGGAAGCGTCGGAAAAGATGGAAAAAATCGCTTGA
- a CDS encoding chalcone isomerase family protein has product MTTPKFAIKGLLAGAILTLASSLPAAAAVDVSGYKFDDTAKVAGKDLKLNGAGMRTKFVVKVYAAGLYLPEKKNNTAEILKEEGPRRVTLQMARDISSEDFGKAFMDGLNENIDKAEKQRIVAQISKIGEIFASVDGLKKGDVLHLDWIPGTGTQAELNGQKLGGAIPDINFYNAILRIWLGDKPVDRSLKPALLGDTK; this is encoded by the coding sequence ATGACTACCCCGAAATTTGCCATCAAGGGCCTGCTTGCAGGCGCCATCCTGACCCTGGCCTCCAGCCTGCCGGCCGCCGCCGCGGTCGACGTCAGCGGCTACAAGTTCGACGACACGGCCAAGGTCGCCGGCAAGGACCTGAAACTGAACGGTGCCGGCATGCGCACCAAGTTCGTCGTCAAGGTCTACGCGGCCGGCCTGTATCTGCCGGAGAAGAAGAACAACACGGCCGAGATCCTGAAGGAAGAGGGCCCGCGCCGCGTGACCCTGCAGATGGCGCGCGACATCTCGTCCGAGGATTTCGGCAAGGCCTTCATGGATGGCCTGAACGAGAACATCGACAAGGCGGAAAAACAGCGCATCGTGGCCCAGATCAGCAAGATCGGAGAGATTTTCGCCTCCGTCGACGGCCTCAAGAAGGGCGATGTGTTGCACCTGGACTGGATCCCGGGTACCGGCACCCAGGCCGAGCTGAATGGCCAGAAGCTGGGCGGAGCTATCCCGGACATCAACTTCTACAACGCGATCCTGCGCATCTGGCTGGGCGACAAGCCTGTCGACCGCTCGCTCAAGCCGGCGCTGCTGGGCGACACCAAGTAA
- a CDS encoding methyl-accepting chemotaxis protein: MSIGQRLAVGFGVVIVLLVLLAGLSYVRIASLNKEMETLVKVRYANTVAANHIKEDVSEATRSMLNVLIMTDPEQIKKELANTEARSASATAQVAELAKSAGNAEAADILKALAAIQNKFLPAQTAFIKLVNEDRKDEAMMKFMFSLRPQQTRYFEQLDKFVAWQNAAMRQAGDDTAAVTQRTQMLILALTTIAAALSLGVAWLATRSITRPLGQVVEIARRVADGDLTSDIAVDSRDEAGQMMEALRHMNASLIRIVGEVRTSTESMSCASGEIATGNQDLSTRTESQALSLAQTSSSMRALTGTVQQNADNARQANQLAAQASEVAARGGSVVAHVIETMGSITASSKKIVDIIGVIDGIAFQTNILALNAAVEAARAGEQGRGFAVVASEVRSLAQRSAAAAKEIKLLIGDSVDKVQEGSTLVEQAGVTMEEVVESVRRVTDIMGEITAASLEQSAGIAQVSQTIVAMDETTQQNAALVEQAAAAAASMQEQAQRLARAVSVFKLQHAHATLALAAA, encoded by the coding sequence ATGAGTATCGGCCAGCGCCTGGCCGTCGGGTTCGGGGTCGTGATTGTCTTGCTGGTGCTGCTGGCGGGGCTGTCGTATGTCAGGATTGCCAGCCTGAACAAGGAAATGGAGACCCTGGTGAAAGTGCGCTACGCGAATACCGTCGCAGCGAACCACATCAAGGAAGACGTGAGCGAAGCCACGCGCAGCATGCTCAACGTCCTCATCATGACCGATCCGGAGCAGATCAAGAAGGAACTGGCGAACACGGAAGCGAGAAGCGCCAGCGCCACCGCTCAGGTCGCCGAACTGGCCAAAAGCGCGGGCAATGCCGAGGCCGCCGACATCCTGAAGGCGCTGGCCGCCATCCAGAACAAATTCCTGCCGGCGCAAACGGCGTTCATCAAACTCGTCAACGAAGACCGGAAGGACGAGGCGATGATGAAATTCATGTTCTCGCTGCGTCCCCAGCAGACGCGCTACTTCGAACAACTGGACAAATTCGTCGCCTGGCAGAACGCCGCGATGCGCCAGGCCGGCGACGACACGGCTGCCGTCACCCAGCGCACGCAGATGCTGATCCTGGCGCTGACGACGATCGCGGCCGCGCTGTCGCTCGGTGTCGCCTGGCTCGCCACGCGCAGCATCACGCGTCCGCTGGGCCAGGTGGTGGAGATCGCACGCCGCGTCGCCGACGGCGATCTCACGAGCGACATCGCCGTCGACAGCCGCGACGAGGCCGGCCAGATGATGGAAGCGCTGCGCCACATGAACGCCAGCCTGATCCGCATCGTCGGCGAAGTGCGCACGAGTACCGAATCGATGTCCTGCGCCTCCGGTGAAATTGCCACCGGCAACCAGGACCTGTCGACGCGCACGGAGTCCCAGGCCCTGTCGCTGGCGCAAACGTCGAGCTCGATGCGGGCCCTGACCGGTACGGTGCAACAGAACGCAGACAATGCGCGCCAGGCAAATCAACTGGCGGCCCAGGCGTCGGAAGTGGCGGCGCGCGGCGGTTCCGTCGTCGCGCATGTCATCGAGACGATGGGATCGATCACGGCGTCCTCGAAAAAGATCGTCGACATCATCGGCGTGATCGACGGCATCGCCTTCCAGACGAACATCCTCGCATTGAACGCAGCGGTCGAGGCCGCGCGCGCGGGCGAGCAGGGGCGCGGCTTTGCCGTCGTGGCGTCCGAAGTGCGCAGCCTGGCGCAGCGCTCGGCCGCGGCAGCCAAGGAAATCAAGCTGCTGATCGGCGATTCCGTGGACAAGGTCCAGGAAGGCAGCACGCTCGTCGAGCAGGCCGGCGTGACAATGGAAGAGGTCGTCGAAAGCGTGCGCCGCGTCACCGACATCATGGGTGAAATTACGGCTGCCAGCCTCGAGCAGAGCGCCGGCATCGCCCAGGTCAGCCAGACGATCGTCGCGATGGACGAGACGACCCAGCAGAATGCCGCCCTCGTCGAGCAGGCTGCCGCCGCGGCCGCATCGATGCAGGAACAGGCGCAGCGCCTGGCGCGTGCGGTCAGCGTGTTCAAGCTGCAGCATGCGCATGCCACCCTGGCGCTGGCCGCCGCCTGA
- a CDS encoding DUF1003 domain-containing protein has translation MSDDSDPRDRLPSSVSDNIDTVAEFYARHEQQASTTQRFVEKVALFLGSPGYVAANILFIVGWIAANLLAEDIGWTQVDEPPFFWLQGIIGLNAFVISTTVLIRQNRMSKLADHHAHLDLQVNLLTEEKSSKIIQMLEELRRDMPNVRKTDDHEAAELAKPADPRAVLTEIERTHDEPYGEAGVRKP, from the coding sequence ATGAGCGACGATTCGGATCCCCGTGACCGCTTGCCCTCCTCGGTGAGCGACAACATCGACACCGTCGCCGAGTTCTATGCACGGCACGAGCAGCAGGCATCGACCACCCAGCGCTTTGTGGAAAAGGTGGCACTGTTCCTCGGCAGCCCCGGTTATGTGGCGGCGAACATCCTGTTCATCGTCGGCTGGATCGCGGCTAACCTGCTGGCGGAAGATATCGGCTGGACCCAGGTCGACGAACCGCCGTTCTTCTGGCTGCAGGGCATCATCGGCCTGAACGCCTTCGTCATCTCGACCACCGTGCTGATCCGCCAGAACCGCATGTCGAAACTGGCCGACCACCACGCCCACCTCGACCTCCAGGTCAATCTGCTGACGGAAGAAAAATCCAGCAAGATCATCCAGATGCTGGAAGAGTTGAGACGCGACATGCCGAACGTGCGCAAGACGGACGATCATGAAGCGGCCGAGCTGGCCAAGCCGGCGGATCCCAGGGCCGTGCTGACGGAGATCGAACGCACCCACGACGAACCGTACGGCGAAGCGGGCGTCCGCAAGCCGTGA
- a CDS encoding YfhL family 4Fe-4S dicluster ferredoxin, with protein sequence MALLITDDCINCDVCEPECPNDAISMGAEFYQIDPHKCTECVGHFDEPQCQQVCPVACIPFNPEWRETREQLQAKYERLTADKAAAA encoded by the coding sequence ATGGCATTACTGATTACCGACGACTGCATCAATTGCGACGTGTGCGAGCCCGAGTGCCCGAACGACGCGATCTCGATGGGCGCGGAGTTCTACCAGATCGATCCGCACAAATGCACGGAATGCGTCGGCCATTTCGATGAGCCGCAATGCCAGCAGGTGTGTCCGGTCGCCTGCATTCCGTTCAATCCCGAATGGCGCGAAACGCGCGAACAGCTCCAGGCGAAATATGAACGCCTGACCGCGGACAAGGCCGCAGCGGCCTGA
- the coaD gene encoding pantetheine-phosphate adenylyltransferase yields MVVAVYPGTFDPLTRGHEDLVRRASGLFDTLVVGVADSKNKRPFFSLAERLEIANEVLGHYPNVKVESFSGLLKDFVRQHDARVIVRGLRAVSDFEYEFQMAGMNRYLLPDVETLFLTPSDQYQFISGTIVREIAMLGGDVSKFVFPSVDRWLQKKIADMAAAPKA; encoded by the coding sequence ATGGTTGTAGCCGTTTATCCAGGAACTTTCGATCCGCTCACCCGCGGCCACGAGGATTTGGTGCGTCGTGCATCGGGTCTGTTCGACACCCTGGTGGTCGGGGTCGCCGACAGCAAGAACAAGCGCCCCTTCTTTTCGCTCGCCGAGCGCCTGGAAATCGCCAACGAAGTACTGGGCCATTATCCGAACGTGAAGGTCGAAAGTTTTTCCGGCCTGCTCAAGGATTTCGTCCGCCAGCACGATGCACGGGTGATCGTGCGCGGCCTGCGCGCCGTGTCCGATTTCGAATACGAGTTCCAGATGGCGGGCATGAACCGCTACCTGCTGCCCGACGTCGAAACCCTGTTCCTGACGCCGTCCGACCAGTACCAGTTCATCTCCGGCACCATCGTGCGCGAGATCGCGATGCTGGGCGGCGACGTATCCAAATTCGTGTTCCCCTCGGTCGACCGCTGGCTGCAAAAGAAAATCGCCGACATGGCGGCCGCACCGAAAGCCTGA
- the rsmD gene encoding 16S rRNA (guanine(966)-N(2))-methyltransferase RsmD translates to MQKKKSAPTYARRPGPPQQVRIIGGAWKRTPLPVLDALGLRPTPDRVRETVFNWINHQMTGDWDRADCLDLFAGSGALGFEAASRGARSVTMIDTVGPVVRQLELIKDKLKADNVRVLRADALAVARDCIQRGQRFDVIFLDPPYQQDFLVQALPLCAQLLNEGGLVYAESGERLPFAEADEATDDVPDWLQPWQLVRADKAGMVHYHLLKLR, encoded by the coding sequence ATGCAAAAAAAGAAGTCCGCCCCTACCTACGCCCGCCGCCCGGGCCCGCCGCAGCAAGTCCGCATCATCGGCGGTGCCTGGAAGCGCACCCCGCTACCCGTCCTCGACGCGCTAGGCCTGCGTCCCACGCCCGACCGCGTCCGCGAAACCGTCTTCAACTGGATCAACCACCAGATGACGGGCGACTGGGACCGCGCCGACTGCCTCGACCTGTTCGCCGGCAGCGGCGCCCTCGGCTTCGAGGCGGCCAGCCGCGGCGCGCGGTCCGTCACGATGATCGATACCGTCGGCCCCGTCGTGCGCCAGCTCGAACTGATCAAGGACAAGCTCAAGGCGGACAATGTGCGCGTGCTGCGCGCCGATGCCCTGGCCGTGGCGCGCGACTGCATCCAGCGCGGCCAGCGCTTCGACGTCATCTTCCTCGACCCGCCGTACCAGCAGGATTTCCTGGTCCAGGCCCTGCCGCTATGCGCGCAACTGCTGAACGAAGGCGGTCTCGTGTATGCCGAATCGGGCGAGCGCCTGCCGTTCGCGGAGGCGGATGAGGCCACCGACGACGTCCCCGACTGGCTGCAGCCCTGGCAGCTGGTCCGCGCCGACAAGGCCGGCATGGTGCACTACCACCTGTTAAAGTTGCGTTAA
- a CDS encoding DUF6279 family lipoprotein, producing MKKFNTPPTVFLRARMLFLIAFVALLSACSTIRFTYNHGDTLLYWWLNAYLDLDSDQSDWVKKDIDKLFQWHRTTQLRDYAGLLTKMQRQLGDGNVTQDELLSDYRDVKARTELLAFKALPDLADLAMSIKPDQIAQMEKKFAKNNEDFRKKFMSGSVEDQHKARYKKAMEQLELWFGSFSRDQEAALRKASDARPLDNEIWLQERVLRQKKIIALLQRIQRDKLNKEQTMSAIHDLLNDFFNRMDAPERKAFFDAYVDNTSKFILTAIRLTTPDQKAHAQKRMQGWINDFNALASGK from the coding sequence ATGAAAAAGTTTAACACGCCCCCTACCGTGTTCCTGCGGGCACGCATGCTGTTCCTGATCGCCTTCGTGGCGCTGCTGAGTGCGTGCAGCACGATCCGTTTTACGTACAACCACGGTGACACACTGCTGTACTGGTGGTTGAACGCTTATCTCGACCTCGACAGCGACCAGTCCGACTGGGTCAAGAAAGATATCGACAAGCTGTTCCAGTGGCACCGCACGACGCAGCTGCGCGATTACGCCGGCCTGCTGACCAAGATGCAGCGCCAGCTCGGCGACGGCAATGTCACGCAGGACGAACTGCTGTCCGACTACCGCGACGTCAAGGCGAGAACGGAATTGCTGGCCTTTAAAGCGCTGCCGGACCTGGCCGACCTGGCGATGTCGATCAAGCCGGACCAGATCGCGCAAATGGAAAAGAAATTCGCGAAGAATAACGAAGACTTCCGCAAGAAATTCATGAGCGGCAGCGTCGAGGACCAGCACAAGGCCCGTTATAAAAAGGCGATGGAACAGCTCGAACTGTGGTTCGGCAGTTTCAGCCGCGATCAGGAAGCGGCGCTGCGCAAAGCGTCCGACGCACGCCCGCTCGACAACGAGATCTGGCTGCAGGAACGCGTATTGCGCCAGAAAAAAATCATCGCGCTGCTGCAGCGTATTCAGCGGGACAAGCTGAACAAGGAACAGACGATGTCGGCGATCCACGACCTGCTGAACGACTTCTTCAACCGCATGGACGCGCCGGAACGCAAGGCCTTCTTCGACGCCTATGTCGACAACACGTCGAAATTCATCCTGACGGCGATCCGCCTGACGACGCCGGACCAGAAAGCCCATGCGCAGAAACGCATGCAGGGATGGATCAACGATTTCAACGCGCTGGCATCGGGGAAATAA
- the glmU gene encoding bifunctional UDP-N-acetylglucosamine diphosphorylase/glucosamine-1-phosphate N-acetyltransferase GlmU produces MNVVILAAGMGKRMQSALPKVLHPLAGKPLLQHVIDTARSLNPSKLCVIYGHGGAAVPSAVEAWSAQGGVAIDTALQEPQLGTGHAVMQALPQIDENAPTLVLYGDVPLTTAASLHRLVEAAGDDKLAILTVEQANPFGLGRIVRENGNIVRIVEEKDANEAERAIKEINSGIMVIPTRHLTTWLGSLKNNNAQGEYYLTDIVAQAVAAGVPVVSAQPSAEWEVAGVNSKVQLAELERRHQLNIAIALLEKGVTLLDPARIDVRGELVCGRDVTIDVGCVFEGRVVIGDSVTIGANSVFVNATVAAGAQIKPFCHLEGAVVGEKSVIGPFARLRPGTELGEDVHVGNFVEIKNSKVAAHSKANHLAYVGDADVGSRVNIGAGAITCNYDGANKFRTIIEDDAFIGSDSQLVAPVTVGKGATIGAGTTLTKDAPAGKLTISRPKQLTIENWKRPVKVKK; encoded by the coding sequence ATGAACGTAGTCATCCTCGCCGCCGGCATGGGAAAGCGCATGCAATCCGCACTGCCGAAAGTCTTGCATCCACTGGCCGGCAAGCCGCTGTTGCAGCATGTTATCGATACGGCGCGCAGCCTGAACCCGAGTAAATTATGCGTGATTTACGGGCACGGCGGCGCAGCGGTGCCGAGTGCGGTTGAAGCCTGGTCCGCCCAGGGCGGCGTCGCGATCGACACGGCCCTGCAGGAACCGCAGCTGGGCACCGGCCACGCCGTGATGCAGGCTCTGCCGCAAATCGACGAGAACGCGCCGACGCTCGTCCTGTACGGCGACGTGCCGCTGACGACGGCCGCCTCGCTGCACCGCCTGGTCGAAGCCGCCGGCGACGACAAGCTGGCGATCCTCACGGTCGAACAGGCGAACCCGTTCGGCCTCGGCCGCATTGTCCGCGAGAACGGCAACATCGTGCGCATCGTCGAAGAGAAGGATGCGAATGAAGCCGAGCGTGCCATCAAGGAAATCAACAGCGGCATCATGGTGATTCCGACCCGTCACCTGACGACCTGGCTCGGCTCGCTGAAGAACAACAACGCCCAGGGCGAATACTACCTGACCGACATCGTCGCCCAGGCCGTGGCGGCCGGCGTGCCGGTCGTGTCGGCCCAGCCGTCGGCCGAATGGGAAGTGGCCGGCGTGAACAGCAAGGTGCAACTGGCCGAGCTCGAGCGCCGTCACCAGCTCAACATCGCCATCGCCCTCCTCGAAAAGGGTGTGACGTTGCTGGATCCGGCGCGCATCGACGTCCGCGGCGAACTCGTCTGCGGACGCGACGTCACGATCGACGTCGGCTGCGTGTTCGAAGGCCGCGTGGTCATCGGCGACAGCGTGACGATCGGCGCCAACAGCGTGTTCGTGAACGCGACGGTCGCCGCCGGCGCCCAGATCAAGCCGTTCTGCCACCTGGAAGGCGCCGTCGTGGGCGAGAAATCGGTCATCGGCCCGTTTGCACGCCTGCGTCCGGGCACCGAGCTGGGCGAAGACGTCCACGTGGGCAATTTCGTCGAGATCAAGAACAGCAAGGTCGCCGCCCACAGCAAGGCGAATCACCTGGCCTACGTGGGCGATGCCGACGTCGGTTCGCGCGTCAACATCGGCGCGGGCGCGATCACGTGCAATTACGATGGCGCCAACAAATTCCGCACGATCATCGAAGACGACGCCTTCATCGGCAGCGACAGCCAGCTGGTGGCCCCGGTCACGGTCGGCAAGGGCGCGACGATCGGTGCCGGCACCACGCTGACCAAGGATGCGCCGGCCGGCAAGCTGACGATCTCGCGTCCGAAGCAGCTGACGATCGAGAACTGGAAGCGTCCGGTCAAGGTCAAGAAGTAA
- a CDS encoding Lrp/AsnC family transcriptional regulator, translated as MPQEDPILDDLDRRILNILQIDASQTNAELAELVHISPPTCLRRVKQLRANGVIERQVAIVAPDKVGARLSAIVEITLDVQAADRMAEFERVVADEAAVLQCYRVSPGPDFVLVVQVADMPAYHALAHRLFTTHSNVRNVKAYFSTFRSKFETRIAI; from the coding sequence ATGCCGCAAGAGGACCCAATCCTGGACGATCTGGATCGTCGCATCCTGAACATCCTGCAGATTGATGCTTCGCAGACCAATGCGGAATTGGCGGAATTGGTACACATCTCGCCGCCCACTTGCCTGCGTCGTGTCAAACAGCTCAGGGCAAACGGTGTTATCGAGCGGCAAGTTGCGATCGTCGCGCCGGACAAGGTCGGCGCACGGTTATCCGCCATCGTCGAGATCACGCTGGACGTGCAGGCCGCCGACCGCATGGCGGAGTTCGAACGGGTCGTGGCCGACGAGGCGGCCGTGCTGCAGTGCTACCGCGTGTCGCCCGGGCCGGATTTCGTGCTCGTCGTGCAGGTGGCCGACATGCCGGCGTATCATGCCTTGGCGCACCGCCTGTTCACGACGCACAGCAATGTGCGCAACGTCAAAGCATACTTTTCCACGTTCCGCAGCAAGTTCGAAACACGTATCGCCATCTGA
- the glmS gene encoding glutamine--fructose-6-phosphate transaminase (isomerizing) yields the protein MCGIVGAVAQRNITPVLIEGLKRLEYRGYDSCGVALHVDGRLARSRSTSRVADLETQIQETHLQGFTGIAHTRWATHGAPATKNAHPHFSPSSDDARIALVHNGIIENHDELRAELTGLGYVFQSQTDTEVIAHLVDHMYNGDLFDTVQQAVKRLHGAYAIAVFCREEPHRVVAARQGSPLIVGLGKGENFVASDAMALAGTTDQIIYLEEGDVVDLQLARYWIVDVEGRPAEREVKTVHAHTGAAELGPYRHYMQKEIFEQPRVVGDTLEGVTGIMPELFGDQAFRVFKEIDRVLILACGTSYYAGLTAKYWIESVAKLPVNVEIASEYRYRDSVPHPNTLVVTISQSGETADTLAALKHARSLGMTNTLTICNVSTSAMVRECKLAYITRAGVEVGVASTKAFTTQLAALFLLTLTLAQVNGRLTDEQEANYLKQMRHLPVALSSVLALEPQVIAWAEEFARKENALFLGRGIHYPIALEGALKLKEISYIHAEAYPAGELKHGPLALVTEEMPVVTIAPNDALLEKLKSNMQEVRARGGQLYVFADVDTHITSGEGLHVIRLPEHYGLLSPILHVAALQLLAYHTALARGTDVDKPRNLAKSVTVE from the coding sequence ATGTGTGGCATCGTCGGCGCAGTCGCCCAGCGCAACATCACCCCAGTGCTCATCGAAGGCCTGAAGCGTCTCGAATACCGCGGCTATGATTCCTGCGGCGTGGCGCTGCACGTGGACGGCCGCCTGGCGCGCTCGCGCAGCACGTCGCGTGTGGCCGATCTGGAAACGCAAATCCAGGAAACCCACCTGCAAGGTTTTACGGGCATCGCCCACACCCGCTGGGCGACGCACGGCGCACCGGCCACCAAGAACGCGCACCCGCACTTTTCGCCGAGCAGCGACGACGCGCGCATCGCCCTCGTCCACAACGGCATCATCGAGAACCACGACGAGCTGCGCGCCGAGCTGACCGGCCTGGGCTACGTGTTCCAGAGCCAGACCGACACCGAGGTAATCGCCCACCTGGTCGACCACATGTACAACGGCGACCTGTTCGACACCGTGCAGCAGGCCGTCAAACGCCTGCACGGCGCGTACGCGATCGCCGTGTTCTGCCGCGAAGAGCCGCACCGCGTCGTGGCCGCCCGCCAGGGCTCGCCGCTGATCGTCGGCCTGGGCAAAGGCGAAAACTTCGTCGCCTCCGATGCGATGGCGCTGGCCGGCACCACCGACCAGATCATCTACCTGGAAGAAGGCGACGTGGTCGACCTGCAACTGGCCCGCTACTGGATTGTCGACGTCGAAGGCCGTCCGGCCGAGCGCGAAGTCAAGACCGTGCACGCCCACACCGGCGCTGCCGAGCTGGGCCCGTACCGCCACTACATGCAGAAGGAAATCTTCGAACAGCCGCGCGTCGTCGGCGACACGCTGGAAGGCGTGACGGGCATCATGCCGGAACTGTTCGGCGACCAGGCCTTCCGCGTGTTCAAGGAAATCGACCGCGTGCTGATCCTGGCCTGCGGCACCAGCTACTACGCCGGCCTGACGGCCAAGTACTGGATCGAGTCGGTGGCCAAGCTCCCGGTGAACGTCGAGATCGCCAGCGAATACCGCTACCGCGACAGCGTCCCGCACCCGAATACCCTCGTCGTGACGATCTCGCAGTCCGGCGAAACGGCCGACACGCTGGCCGCGCTGAAGCATGCGCGCAGCCTCGGCATGACGAACACGCTGACGATCTGCAACGTCTCCACGAGCGCGATGGTGCGCGAATGCAAGCTGGCGTACATCACCCGCGCCGGCGTCGAAGTGGGCGTGGCCTCGACGAAGGCCTTTACCACCCAGCTGGCCGCGCTGTTCCTGCTGACGCTGACCCTGGCCCAGGTGAACGGCCGCCTGACCGACGAGCAGGAAGCGAACTACCTGAAGCAGATGCGCCACCTGCCGGTCGCGCTGTCGTCCGTGCTGGCGCTGGAGCCGCAGGTGATCGCGTGGGCCGAAGAATTCGCCCGCAAGGAAAACGCCCTGTTCCTGGGCCGCGGTATCCACTACCCGATCGCCCTGGAAGGCGCGCTGAAGCTGAAGGAAATCTCGTACATCCACGCCGAAGCCTACCCGGCCGGTGAACTGAAGCACGGTCCGCTGGCGCTGGTGACGGAAGAGATGCCGGTGGTGACGATCGCCCCGAACGACGCCCTGCTGGAAAAGCTGAAGTCGAACATGCAGGAAGTCCGCGCCCGCGGCGGCCAGCTGTACGTGTTCGCCGACGTCGACACGCACATCACGTCGGGCGAAGGCCTGCACGTGATCCGTCTGCCGGAGCACTACGGCCTGCTGTCGCCGATCCTGCACGTGGCGGCGTTGCAGCTGCTGGCGTATCACACGGCGCTGGCGCGTGGTACCGACGTCGACAAGCCGCGGAATCTGGCGAAGTCGGTGACGGTCGAGTAA